One genomic segment of Desulfocapsa sulfexigens DSM 10523 includes these proteins:
- a CDS encoding pentapeptide repeat-containing protein, with translation MSGLKSFFCVALFLCSIFSVPGIAAELSSSTTVQANKKQLLETRSCPQCDLSGANLNRLDLSGANLEGANLSRAQMALTNLSGANLKNCDLREAVFNGADLAEIDLRGADLTGASMVGAYMYGALMDGEIIETSPYAGDKGLKDVKETVYVEDTAKPKNVPETEEIVIPSRRDFEETPPVVPISVEQNDSDNVSDVPDVSDDITLAYEDATLPRQSVAAPEAKAAPAIQEVRIEDVTVEDVIIVPEEVIEQEIKEEKGLTESDAVEEEKKIENAFTEEVQQDVIQGDASPSVSVSEKEKISEDNSIATPVVDMEPEKGGDMVTSPSSDAVSENNKNEKVNSDEGVVSEGQEVGIVETVLSVFSKEEPSGEVMKNVATLLDQNSCYACELSGVDLSGENLDGADLEGANFSNAILKGVDLEGANLKGANFSGADLSGADLSKADLYRAILKDADLTDAKLKNTLTDDVDFSETKGYNQPVMMIEQN, from the coding sequence ATGTCAGGTCTCAAATCATTTTTTTGTGTGGCTCTCTTTTTGTGTTCGATATTTTCTGTACCCGGTATTGCCGCAGAGCTTTCTTCCTCCACAACTGTACAGGCTAATAAAAAACAACTTCTTGAAACTAGAAGTTGTCCACAATGTGATTTGAGTGGTGCCAACCTTAATAGACTCGATCTTTCCGGTGCAAACCTGGAGGGAGCCAATTTGTCACGCGCCCAGATGGCATTAACTAATCTTTCGGGAGCAAATCTAAAAAACTGCGACTTGCGTGAGGCGGTATTTAATGGTGCGGATCTTGCCGAAATTGACTTAAGAGGCGCTGATTTGACTGGGGCATCCATGGTAGGGGCATATATGTATGGTGCTTTAATGGATGGTGAAATAATTGAAACAAGCCCCTACGCAGGTGATAAAGGATTGAAGGATGTTAAGGAAACTGTTTATGTCGAGGACACTGCGAAACCAAAGAACGTTCCGGAAACAGAGGAAATTGTCATTCCCAGCAGAAGGGATTTCGAGGAAACACCACCTGTTGTACCAATAAGTGTTGAGCAGAATGATTCTGATAATGTATCCGATGTTCCTGATGTTTCAGATGACATAACACTGGCCTATGAGGATGCTACCCTTCCCAGACAAAGTGTAGCAGCTCCGGAAGCAAAGGCTGCTCCAGCAATTCAGGAAGTACGAATTGAAGACGTGACGGTTGAAGACGTAATAATTGTTCCAGAAGAAGTAATTGAACAAGAAATAAAAGAAGAAAAAGGTCTTACTGAAAGTGATGCTGTAGAAGAAGAAAAAAAGATTGAAAATGCTTTTACCGAAGAGGTCCAGCAGGATGTCATTCAGGGAGATGCTTCTCCATCTGTGTCAGTAAGTGAAAAAGAAAAAATTTCGGAGGATAATAGCATTGCTACTCCGGTTGTTGATATGGAACCTGAGAAAGGAGGTGATATGGTGACATCTCCTTCCTCTGATGCTGTTTCTGAGAATAATAAGAATGAAAAAGTGAATAGTGATGAAGGAGTGGTTTCCGAGGGGCAGGAAGTCGGTATTGTAGAAACAGTGCTTAGTGTGTTTTCAAAGGAAGAACCTTCAGGTGAAGTCATGAAAAACGTTGCAACGCTTCTTGATCAAAACAGCTGCTATGCCTGTGAGCTTTCAGGTGTTGATCTTAGTGGCGAAAACCTTGATGGTGCAGATCTGGAGGGGGCAAACTTCAGCAATGCTATTCTTAAGGGGGTTGACCTCGAAGGAGCGAATCTGAAGGGGGCGAACTTCAGTGGTGCCGACCTCAGTGGTGCCGATCTGTCAAAAGCCGATTTATATAGAGCAATTTTAAAAGACGCAGATCTGACAGATGCAAAACTTAAAAACACCCTGACGGATGATGTGGATTTCTCGGAAACAAAAGGATACAACCAGCCAGTGATGATGATTGAGCAGAACTGA
- a CDS encoding 4Fe-4S dicluster domain-containing protein produces MDIKKLEKETNEGVETLPSDERRNFLKMGLAVTGVFLGGTVLSLTSVSTAKGGNSDSVIPVDGQYPYTKHYGMIMRQNKCVGCEKCLDACRETNHVPNEHDAWRTDIQERLTTIDGVEKREFRPILCNHCNRPPCVRVCPTRATYKDPETGIVVMDYKKCIGCKTCMAACPYNARYFSHEKYAIDKCNFCLDTRLAEGHKETACAAACPADVRIFGDIKDQNTEIYKLLHEPENKIWVIRPECGALPNVFYMNA; encoded by the coding sequence ATGGACATTAAGAAATTGGAAAAGGAAACAAACGAGGGTGTCGAGACATTACCCTCGGATGAACGTCGTAACTTCCTGAAAATGGGTCTGGCGGTCACCGGAGTTTTCCTCGGTGGAACCGTACTTTCCCTCACCTCGGTTTCAACAGCCAAAGGAGGAAACAGTGATTCTGTAATACCGGTGGATGGACAATATCCCTACACTAAACATTATGGAATGATTATGCGGCAAAACAAATGTGTTGGCTGCGAGAAATGCCTTGATGCATGCAGGGAGACCAACCATGTCCCCAATGAACACGATGCCTGGCGTACTGACATCCAGGAACGTCTTACTACCATAGATGGTGTTGAGAAACGAGAATTCAGGCCGATCCTCTGCAACCACTGCAATCGCCCCCCCTGCGTCCGTGTCTGTCCGACCAGAGCAACATACAAAGATCCAGAAACAGGTATTGTTGTGATGGACTACAAAAAATGTATCGGTTGCAAAACCTGTATGGCTGCCTGTCCATACAATGCCAGATACTTCAGTCATGAGAAGTATGCGATAGACAAGTGCAATTTCTGTCTTGACACCCGCCTTGCTGAAGGCCACAAAGAAACGGCATGTGCTGCTGCATGTCCTGCAGATGTACGTATTTTCGGTGACATAAAGGACCAAAATACTGAAATATATAAGTTACTGCATGAGCCTGAAAATAAAATCTGGGTTATACGACCAGAATGCGGGGCCTTACCTAACGTTTTTTATATGAATGCGTAG
- a CDS encoding c(7)-type cytochrome triheme domain-containing protein, which produces MNTRFISTVGLTLLGGVFILAGNVTAADEYDVRAFGPKNPIVWDTPTKVVFDHRTHTDTIGLECSACHGEIFAMQRGVAPRTGKLTMASLAAGQFCGACHDGDTAFATDTNCTACHILPEDPIVWTKPVKAVVFYHKAHIEDFGLECDSCHDDAFSMKAGVAEQSPNFTMKSLYEGQYCGKCHDGETAFASNTLCNTCHIGVKGYDRLMGIEPHPHTQSHAHENQNGGH; this is translated from the coding sequence ATGAATACACGATTTATTAGCACCGTTGGACTAACTTTACTGGGTGGAGTTTTCATACTCGCCGGTAATGTTACAGCTGCAGATGAGTATGATGTAAGGGCCTTTGGCCCTAAAAATCCCATCGTCTGGGACACGCCAACAAAAGTTGTTTTTGACCACCGCACCCATACAGATACGATTGGCCTCGAATGTAGTGCCTGCCATGGTGAAATCTTTGCCATGCAGCGTGGCGTAGCCCCAAGAACAGGAAAACTGACCATGGCATCACTTGCCGCAGGTCAATTCTGTGGAGCTTGTCATGATGGAGATACCGCATTTGCCACTGATACAAACTGTACCGCATGCCATATTCTTCCAGAGGATCCTATCGTCTGGACCAAACCTGTTAAAGCGGTAGTCTTTTATCACAAAGCTCATATAGAAGATTTTGGACTTGAGTGCGATTCCTGCCATGACGACGCCTTTTCCATGAAAGCTGGTGTCGCAGAGCAATCTCCAAATTTCACAATGAAATCACTCTATGAAGGTCAATACTGTGGCAAATGTCATGACGGTGAAACAGCCTTTGCCTCAAACACCCTCTGTAACACCTGTCACATTGGAGTTAAAGGGTATGACCGACTGATGGGGATAGAGCCACATCCTCATACCCAGAGTCATGCGCACGAGAATCAAAATGGTGGTCATTAA